The following coding sequences are from one Methanococcoides orientis window:
- a CDS encoding VIT1/CCC1 transporter family protein, which translates to MKFNKEQGRYIILGSIDGLLAVLGVVIATSHVVDDPSIIINAALGGAVALAMTNGIGSYLAESAVEYGNLAELEKPLLRSLESTDLEAQTKKKIWNDSIAHGGSSFMGSLVPISPFYFFDEMALEIAVVLSISVLAILGIYSGKIAKQSVIKHAVRMVGLGVLIVAAVTVLGLE; encoded by the coding sequence ATGAAGTTTAATAAAGAACAGGGAAGATACATCATTCTGGGCAGCATCGATGGTCTTTTGGCTGTGCTTGGTGTGGTAATCGCAACGTCACATGTTGTTGACGATCCGTCAATTATCATAAATGCAGCCCTTGGAGGTGCGGTCGCTCTTGCCATGACCAATGGTATTGGATCCTATCTTGCAGAGAGTGCTGTAGAATACGGAAACCTGGCTGAACTCGAGAAACCATTGCTAAGAAGTCTGGAATCAACTGATCTGGAGGCTCAGACAAAGAAGAAGATATGGAACGATTCCATAGCTCATGGTGGTTCGAGCTTTATGGGATCCCTTGTCCCGATCTCACCTTTCTATTTCTTTGACGAGATGGCTCTTGAGATAGCTGTCGTATTAAGCATCTCAGTTCTTGCCATACTGGGGATCTATTCTGGGAAGATAGCAAAGCAAAGTGTCATAAAACATGCTGTGAGAATGGTTGGGCTTGGTGTACTGATCGTTGCTGCTGTTACAGTACTCGGGCTGGAATAA
- a CDS encoding universal stress protein: MGDIAYRNILVPIDETQMSKRGVDHALHVAEKEGGNLIIVYLEKRRELESIFPKELSEKMLAVVKENIEANMEYAMNEAKKAGIPAEKIVLSSEDIGRDLIRIAEEKAVDLTVMGSESLRRDPLGSLTRWIIAADVGPVLVITSED, encoded by the coding sequence ATGGGGGATATAGCATACAGGAACATCCTTGTTCCAATAGATGAGACACAAATGTCAAAAAGGGGTGTCGATCATGCACTTCATGTTGCAGAAAAAGAAGGCGGCAATCTCATAATCGTCTATCTGGAAAAAAGAAGGGAACTTGAATCCATCTTTCCAAAAGAGCTCTCTGAGAAGATGCTGGCAGTTGTCAAAGAGAACATCGAAGCTAACATGGAATATGCAATGAACGAAGCTAAAAAAGCAGGGATCCCAGCTGAAAAGATCGTTCTCAGCAGCGAGGATATCGGTAGAGATCTTATAAGAATAGCAGAAGAAAAAGCTGTGGACCTTACGGTCATGGGATCCGAGTCCCTGAGGAGAGATCCGCTTGGCAGTCTCACACGCTGGATTATTGCAGCAGATGTCGGACCCGTACTTGTTATTACCAGCGAAGATTAA
- a CDS encoding calcium/sodium antiporter yields the protein MVISTLLLFLLGLILITKGADWFIESAVSISTKSGLPKIIIGATIVSFATTAPEFTVSAIAAYIGHTDLTIGNAVGSAICNIGLALGLVITIKAIPLEDGGFLHKGAIMLFSGLTLIALTLDGVLTSIDGLILLAIFVGFLYYNYRLQSAIFDGSEKKREKVSLKEMKSDIFYFILGSACVVIGSRLLVDSGTEIAYWLGIPEMIIGLTLVALGTSLPELITAISATLKGHQDLSIGNILGANTMDIAMILGFSSQIRTLPILSQSINYDFPVMILIMLMLVIFGITRKRLDRWEGGVILITYVAYIAGLFIFYN from the coding sequence ATGGTGATCTCGACTTTATTGCTTTTCCTGTTAGGCCTTATTCTGATTACTAAGGGGGCGGATTGGTTCATCGAATCCGCAGTATCCATTTCAACAAAAAGCGGGCTTCCAAAGATCATTATAGGGGCCACAATTGTAAGCTTTGCCACAACTGCTCCCGAGTTCACAGTTTCTGCAATAGCTGCATATATTGGTCACACTGACCTCACCATAGGAAACGCAGTTGGCTCAGCTATCTGTAATATCGGCCTGGCACTGGGATTGGTCATAACGATAAAGGCAATACCCCTGGAAGATGGAGGTTTCCTCCATAAAGGTGCCATCATGCTCTTTTCAGGACTCACACTTATAGCTTTAACACTGGATGGCGTTCTAACATCAATTGATGGTCTGATATTGCTTGCTATTTTCGTAGGATTCCTTTACTATAACTACCGCCTCCAGTCTGCAATATTCGATGGGTCGGAAAAGAAGAGGGAAAAGGTATCTCTGAAAGAAATGAAGTCTGATATCTTCTATTTCATACTTGGCTCAGCCTGTGTGGTCATCGGCAGCCGCCTACTCGTAGATTCCGGAACTGAGATCGCATACTGGCTGGGAATCCCTGAAATGATTATCGGACTCACACTTGTAGCCCTTGGAACATCATTACCAGAACTCATAACTGCTATATCTGCAACATTGAAGGGACATCAGGACCTCTCCATAGGCAACATCCTTGGAGCCAACACAATGGACATTGCAATGATACTGGGATTCTCTTCACAGATCCGAACACTTCCTATTCTCTCTCAGTCCATTAACTATGACTTCCCGGTTATGATCCTTATCATGCTGATGCTTGTGATCTTTGGAATAACAAGAAAACGACTTGACAGGTGGGAAGGCGGTGTGATCCTTATCACATATGTTGCCTACATTGCGGGTCTTTTCATATTCTACAATTGA
- a CDS encoding ACT domain-containing protein, which translates to MTSTRFIITVIGIDKIGIVANITKVMADFNVNIVDISQTLMEDLFTMIMLAGVKDENFDLTAFQKAMSEEGEKLGVEVRVQHEDAFRFMHRI; encoded by the coding sequence ATGACCTCAACCCGCTTCATAATCACTGTTATCGGTATCGACAAGATAGGTATTGTTGCTAATATCACAAAGGTGATGGCAGATTTCAATGTGAATATCGTTGATATCAGCCAGACCCTTATGGAAGACCTGTTCACCATGATAATGCTGGCAGGGGTGAAAGATGAGAACTTCGATCTCACAGCATTCCAGAAAGCAATGTCCGAAGAAGGGGAAAAACTTGGAGTGGAAGTACGTGTACAGCACGAAGATGCATTCCGCTTCATGCACAGGATCTAA
- a CDS encoding PFL family protein — protein MLVHPEEILETIHMIKAENLDIRTVTMGINLRGCCHNDIDVLNERIYEKITGYAKDLVRTTEEIQNLYGIPIINKRIAVTPIAIVAESCDTDDYVSIAKTLDRAAEDVGIDFIGGFTALVHKGATPGDIKLINSLPQALASTNKVCSSINVATTKAGINMDAVAMMGKIIKKTAEATKDDDGIGCAKLVVFANAPEDNPFMAGAFHGIGEPDCVINVGVSGPGVVNSTIRELKDPDLGEISEAIKKTAFKITRMGEMVGREVSRRLNVEFGVVDLSLAPTPEIGDSVAAILEAMGLQNCGTHGTTAALALLNDAVKKGGSMASSYVGGLSGAFIPVSEDAGMIHAVEIGALSLEKLEAMTSVCSVGLDMIAIPGDTSASTISAIIADEMAIGMINKKTTAVRLIPAPGKKVGDSVEYGGLLGRAPVMAVSEFSSEEFIGRGGRIPAPIQALTN, from the coding sequence ATGCTTGTCCATCCGGAAGAGATACTGGAAACCATCCATATGATCAAAGCGGAGAATCTCGATATCAGAACCGTTACAATGGGCATCAATCTTCGTGGTTGCTGTCACAATGATATCGATGTGCTCAATGAAAGGATCTATGAGAAGATCACCGGTTATGCTAAGGACCTTGTCAGGACCACTGAAGAGATACAGAACCTCTACGGAATTCCCATCATCAATAAACGCATAGCTGTAACTCCGATCGCTATCGTTGCTGAAAGCTGTGATACGGATGATTATGTGTCTATTGCAAAGACACTTGACCGTGCAGCAGAAGATGTTGGAATTGATTTTATTGGAGGTTTCACTGCCCTTGTGCATAAAGGAGCAACTCCCGGAGACATAAAACTTATCAATTCCCTTCCTCAGGCACTTGCAAGCACCAATAAGGTATGTTCATCCATCAACGTGGCTACCACAAAAGCAGGCATCAATATGGACGCTGTGGCAATGATGGGAAAGATCATCAAGAAGACTGCTGAAGCAACAAAGGATGACGATGGGATCGGATGTGCAAAGCTCGTCGTCTTTGCCAATGCACCGGAAGATAATCCGTTCATGGCCGGCGCATTCCACGGCATTGGTGAACCTGATTGTGTTATCAATGTCGGCGTAAGCGGTCCGGGGGTCGTGAACTCCACCATCAGGGAACTCAAGGACCCTGACCTCGGCGAGATATCAGAAGCCATCAAGAAGACAGCTTTTAAGATCACCAGAATGGGGGAGATGGTCGGAAGGGAAGTTTCCCGTCGCCTCAATGTTGAGTTTGGTGTTGTTGACCTATCCCTGGCACCAACACCCGAGATCGGTGACAGTGTAGCTGCCATTCTTGAAGCAATGGGACTCCAGAACTGCGGGACCCACGGAACCACAGCAGCTCTTGCACTTCTCAATGACGCCGTGAAAAAAGGCGGATCAATGGCATCCTCTTATGTCGGAGGTTTAAGCGGTGCATTCATCCCTGTAAGTGAGGATGCAGGCATGATACATGCAGTTGAGATCGGTGCGTTGAGCCTTGAAAAGCTTGAGGCTATGACAAGTGTTTGCTCTGTGGGACTGGATATGATAGCCATCCCCGGTGATACATCAGCCTCCACGATCTCCGCGATCATTGCAGATGAGATGGCCATCGGAATGATCAACAAAAAGACAACAGCTGTACGCCTGATACCTGCACCTGGTAAAAAGGTTGGTGACAGCGTGGAGTATGGTGGACTTCTGGGACGCGCACCCGTTATGGCTGTATCCGAATTCAGTTCCGAGGAATTTATTGGACGCGGTGGAAGGATACCTGCACCGATACAGGCACTTACGAATTAA
- a CDS encoding shikimate kinase, with product MSENMNITLIGMSGVGKTTIGKLLSKKLNYGFVDVDNLIKKKIGMSLQSFIDHSGDAAFLELEEQVVLDLEPSGSCIIATGGSMIYSEIAMEHLKSISTIVYLDAPFGRIARRIDPSKRGVVGLKDKSLKELYHERKVLYEKYLDVHIKIEKGERKSAIADRIIAICFD from the coding sequence ATGAGTGAAAATATGAACATCACGCTTATCGGAATGTCAGGTGTGGGCAAGACCACAATTGGAAAGTTGCTTTCAAAAAAACTGAATTATGGTTTTGTTGATGTTGACAATCTCATTAAGAAAAAGATTGGCATGAGTCTGCAATCATTCATTGACCATTCCGGAGATGCTGCCTTTCTTGAACTGGAGGAACAGGTTGTTCTTGACCTTGAGCCATCGGGAAGCTGCATCATTGCAACAGGTGGCAGTATGATCTATTCTGAAATTGCCATGGAGCATCTGAAATCCATCTCAACTATTGTTTACCTGGATGCTCCGTTTGGTCGGATAGCTCGCAGGATAGACCCTTCAAAAAGAGGAGTTGTGGGTTTAAAGGATAAAAGCCTGAAAGAGCTGTATCATGAGCGTAAGGTGCTATATGAAAAGTACCTGGACGTTCACATTAAAATAGAAAAAGGTGAAAGAAAAAGTGCCATTGCAGATAGGATCATTGCTATCTGCTTCGATTAA
- a CDS encoding MFS transporter: MDHERFLLYSSAFVIMGLSNAVIPILPELAATGQTTSVTSSSLLYSSFFLGALFTMLPFGILSDRFCSMKFVVLGLLLSFISGIVMAVTDDFMVLVLARFIEGASCGAFFPAAFARLALFTKKMRYIGEFNFLINGGLAAGVAVTGYLADISIKYGIYLFVILTAFTLISAFYYMACPTGKHDKDDVAKIGSMSVGAYLSFITSRSSLSIWIISFLLAGSSGVLVSLYPEYSSSFLTKAELGIAISLLYFSTMISSITIARFNFSYEELIKKGILIATVGIIATIYFPMTGFTVIGLGSGIMLVGLPLSITNMKVDHGTAMGIYNTCIYAGLALMPLIAGAFTGAFDIGMIFLGTAVLFGVTVLLNSFPVQS; the protein is encoded by the coding sequence ATGGATCATGAAAGGTTCTTACTCTATTCTTCTGCTTTTGTAATAATGGGACTTTCCAATGCAGTTATACCCATACTGCCTGAGCTTGCTGCCACCGGGCAGACAACATCTGTCACCTCATCAAGCCTTTTATATTCATCGTTCTTCCTTGGTGCACTTTTCACCATGCTCCCTTTTGGAATTCTCAGTGACAGATTTTGTAGCATGAAATTTGTAGTACTTGGATTGCTACTTTCATTCATATCAGGAATTGTTATGGCCGTCACGGATGATTTCATGGTCCTCGTTCTGGCACGCTTTATTGAGGGAGCATCATGTGGTGCTTTCTTCCCTGCTGCATTTGCAAGGTTAGCACTGTTCACAAAAAAGATGCGCTACATAGGAGAATTCAACTTTCTTATCAATGGAGGGCTTGCTGCAGGTGTTGCAGTCACAGGCTACCTTGCAGATATCAGTATCAAATACGGAATATATCTGTTTGTTATATTGACCGCATTTACTCTCATCTCAGCATTCTATTATATGGCCTGTCCTACCGGGAAACATGATAAAGATGATGTGGCGAAGATCGGATCAATGTCAGTGGGAGCCTATCTCTCATTCATTACGAGCAGAAGTTCACTCAGTATATGGATCATCTCGTTCCTGCTCGCGGGATCAAGTGGTGTGCTCGTATCCCTGTATCCGGAATATAGCAGTAGTTTTCTGACAAAGGCCGAACTGGGGATTGCGATCTCATTATTATACTTCTCAACCATGATCTCATCGATAACAATAGCACGTTTCAATTTTAGCTATGAGGAACTTATCAAAAAAGGAATCCTTATAGCAACAGTTGGGATCATTGCAACAATCTATTTCCCGATGACCGGATTTACTGTTATAGGTCTTGGATCAGGGATCATGCTAGTTGGACTTCCACTGTCTATCACGAACATGAAGGTCGATCATGGAACTGCAATGGGGATCTACAACACCTGTATCTATGCTGGACTTGCATTGATGCCACTGATAGCAGGAGCATTTACAGGAGCATTCGATATAGGGATGATATTTTTAGGAACTGCAGTTCTGTTCGGTGTAACTGTGCTTTTGAATAGTTTTCCTGTTCAATCCTGA
- a CDS encoding GTP-binding protein, protein MLTLVVGGFLGSGKTTTIINTGKYLVDKGHKVAIIVNEIGEIGIDGDIINKFGFDTKEITNGCICCSLKMGLRSTVITLFNSYNPDVLIIEPTGIAFPNVIKREVELMDLGEGAEIAPLVTLIDGSRFKHLLKEMKHFSTRQIEDAEILAINKIDLMDNIQIPIIEESVQQLNKKAKVIRISANNTDEKFYRFMDMILPEDMLNGFPDIKIQEMKPKEMGNSSLAAASGISLVSKKEMEFIKDEQETENSIDASGVATYAAEYTIKDRTGIDRAKMIAKEIMANIKTEVMEHSPEFIGHIKMFLDSDADTVKMNVTAYFEEPQLELIETGKNENLKLKILSAISNMEKDELVRIVDTFSTDAFKRYGIEIEKLEAHHEHEHSHHH, encoded by the coding sequence ATGCTAACACTTGTAGTTGGCGGTTTTCTCGGAAGCGGAAAGACCACCACGATAATCAATACTGGTAAGTATCTCGTAGATAAGGGGCATAAAGTTGCCATTATTGTCAACGAGATCGGAGAGATCGGGATCGATGGTGATATCATCAATAAGTTCGGTTTCGATACAAAAGAGATTACGAACGGATGCATCTGTTGTTCACTTAAGATGGGCTTACGCTCTACTGTGATTACACTTTTTAATTCTTACAATCCGGATGTCCTTATAATAGAACCTACCGGAATTGCATTCCCGAACGTGATCAAAAGAGAGGTCGAGCTGATGGACCTGGGAGAAGGTGCGGAAATAGCACCTCTTGTGACCCTTATAGACGGCAGCAGGTTCAAACACCTGCTAAAAGAGATGAAACATTTCTCCACCCGCCAGATAGAGGATGCAGAGATCCTTGCCATCAATAAGATCGACCTTATGGACAACATCCAGATACCTATTATAGAAGAGTCTGTACAGCAGCTCAACAAAAAAGCAAAAGTGATACGTATCTCTGCAAATAACACTGATGAGAAATTCTATCGTTTCATGGACATGATTCTTCCTGAAGATATGCTTAATGGATTTCCGGATATAAAAATTCAGGAAATGAAGCCGAAAGAGATGGGTAATTCATCCCTTGCTGCTGCAAGTGGCATATCCCTTGTCAGCAAAAAAGAGATGGAATTTATCAAGGATGAGCAAGAAACTGAGAACTCTATCGATGCATCAGGTGTTGCAACTTACGCTGCAGAGTATACGATCAAGGACAGGACGGGTATCGATAGGGCAAAGATGATCGCTAAAGAAATAATGGCGAACATAAAAACAGAAGTTATGGAGCATAGCCCTGAGTTCATAGGTCATATCAAGATGTTCCTCGATTCTGATGCAGATACAGTAAAAATGAATGTAACTGCCTACTTCGAAGAGCCGCAATTGGAATTGATAGAAACAGGAAAGAATGAGAACCTCAAGTTAAAGATACTTTCAGCGATCTCCAATATGGAAAAAGATGAACTTGTGAGGATAGTAGATACATTTTCAACGGATGCTTTCAAACGTTATGGAATTGAGATTGAAAAACTTGAAGCACACCATGAACACGAGCATTCACACCATCATTAA
- a CDS encoding ammonium transporter yields the protein MLLALFIIFTATTLTASAATVDGNAQAIADLETALTFVWLLVAGAIVFLMHAGFSLVEVGLTRSKNTANILMKNFMTICLGILVYWAVGWGIMYGADAAGLIGIDQFFLKGADNALWNSWWFQMVFAATGATIVSGAMAERTDLKAYLIYTIALVAFIYPVYGHWVWSGADKALLAGVESPIVKFAGVGFHDFAGSGVVHSIGGYSALAGVMLVGARIGKFRNGKPVAIPGHNLTFAFLGTLILAVGWIGFNGGSTLDGNDPYMNLVIANTFISAAAGAVAVMLITWIKTGKPDPSLTANGLLAGLVAITAPCGSVNNWAALVIGLVGGIVVYKGVMFNETVLKVDDPVGAIAVHGYAGSWGLLAVGIFSIGMGNGILSDAVYAAEGLGLIYGGYGQFVIQFIGMVLSIIWGFGISYIVFKIIDLAIGIRVSAGDEIAGLDQVEHGIRAYPEYVLSREEA from the coding sequence ATGTTGCTGGCACTTTTCATCATTTTTACAGCAACTACATTAACAGCATCCGCTGCAACAGTGGATGGAAACGCACAGGCAATTGCTGATCTGGAAACAGCATTGACATTTGTCTGGCTGCTTGTTGCAGGAGCAATAGTGTTCCTGATGCATGCAGGATTTTCACTGGTAGAGGTCGGACTTACACGGTCCAAGAACACTGCCAATATTCTCATGAAGAACTTCATGACCATATGCCTTGGTATTCTGGTATACTGGGCAGTGGGATGGGGTATCATGTATGGTGCCGATGCAGCAGGACTGATAGGCATCGACCAGTTCTTCCTTAAAGGAGCAGACAATGCCCTCTGGAACAGCTGGTGGTTCCAGATGGTGTTCGCAGCAACCGGAGCAACCATAGTTTCCGGGGCAATGGCAGAAAGAACTGACCTGAAAGCTTACCTTATATACACGATTGCACTTGTAGCATTTATCTATCCGGTATACGGTCACTGGGTCTGGAGCGGTGCTGACAAAGCACTTCTCGCAGGTGTTGAAAGCCCCATAGTAAAATTCGCTGGTGTGGGATTCCATGACTTTGCAGGATCCGGAGTAGTACACTCAATAGGTGGTTATTCTGCTCTTGCAGGAGTGATGCTTGTAGGTGCCAGGATAGGTAAGTTCAGAAATGGAAAGCCAGTAGCTATTCCAGGCCACAACCTTACATTTGCATTCCTCGGAACTCTTATCCTGGCAGTGGGATGGATAGGTTTCAACGGAGGAAGTACACTTGACGGTAATGATCCATACATGAATCTGGTGATTGCAAACACATTCATCTCAGCAGCTGCAGGTGCAGTAGCTGTGATGCTGATCACCTGGATCAAGACGGGGAAACCCGACCCCTCACTTACTGCAAACGGTCTCCTCGCAGGTCTTGTGGCAATTACAGCACCATGCGGTTCAGTTAACAACTGGGCAGCACTGGTTATCGGACTTGTAGGAGGAATTGTTGTCTACAAAGGAGTAATGTTCAATGAGACTGTCCTGAAGGTAGACGATCCTGTAGGTGCTATTGCAGTACACGGTTATGCAGGAAGCTGGGGGCTATTAGCAGTGGGAATATTCTCAATAGGAATGGGGAACGGTATTCTTTCCGATGCAGTATATGCAGCAGAAGGATTAGGTTTGATCTATGGGGGATATGGCCAGTTCGTCATCCAGTTCATAGGAATGGTCTTGAGTATCATATGGGGATTTGGAATTTCCTATATTGTATTCAAGATAATTGACCTTGCAATAGGGATCCGTGTCTCTGCAGGAGATGAGATCGCAGGCCTTGACCAGGTCGAACATGGTATCAGGGCATATCCTGAGTATGTTCTGAGCAGAGAGGAGGCCTGA
- a CDS encoding P-II family nitrogen regulator: protein MQKIEAIIRPTKIHDVKAALENAKFESMTITDVTGRGKQRGMIHQWRGREYCVDLLPKIKVEIVVPEAKVDEVVGIIMENASTGEVGDGKIFIYPVERAIRIRTGETDGDAL from the coding sequence ATGCAGAAGATAGAAGCGATCATAAGGCCCACGAAGATACATGATGTTAAGGCTGCACTGGAGAATGCAAAATTCGAGAGCATGACCATAACGGATGTTACAGGCCGTGGTAAACAGAGAGGAATGATCCATCAGTGGAGAGGACGTGAATATTGCGTAGACCTGTTACCCAAGATCAAGGTTGAGATCGTGGTTCCAGAAGCAAAGGTCGATGAAGTGGTCGGGATCATCATGGAGAACGCTTCAACGGGTGAAGTTGGTGATGGAAAGATATTCATCTACCCTGTCGAAAGAGCTATTCGGATACGCACAGGCGAAACAGATGGGGATGCACTCTAA
- a CDS encoding hydantoinase/oxoprolinase family protein has product MQYSLGIDAGGTYTDAILVRDSNRSVVTSNKALTTYPDLIEGIQNAIDGIDEEYLKKVKLVSLSTTLATNTVLEDTGYPVALILAGDHNIEKDFPTNDIIFVSGGHDHMGEEMAPLDIEAVKNFVLRVKDNVSAFAVSGHFSIRNPEHELRVKEMITKLTGKPVVCGHELSQDIGAYERSVTAYLNAQLLPVGKHFINAIISEMKRRQMDARLIMLKCDGSVVGIRDALERPIETIFSGPAASLIGASYLSDIDTCAVIDVGGTSTDVSMLCENVPDLSEAGAIVGGWQTKVKAIHMETSAMGGDSHIWTKDKNMYIGPRRVEPLCLAAVKYKGFLEKLKRIVVPSRRLFDENIQPTKFFVRTNHEIVELTENEEMVLSLIGIDPVSFDDMSTRLKKPPSSFILSSLIKKRLIQAIGFTPTDVLHVLGEYNEWNSEASKLGADVIAKLNNTGKYELSASLKKRFARNMSLELMSYILPGVDRSGIEKIVDGKFKAKFDVEIPVILLGGPVIAYKDDVRSFINADVIVPDHAEVGNAAGALFGKGIKRIEIMIKPVSLNDPDRDFFVFSPDGRLKFDTYVQALTFANDHGRSMAYSYMSECGIRESNVNVTVTEKHVSPEGWHHPPMESKITFVGVGII; this is encoded by the coding sequence ATGCAATATAGTTTGGGCATTGATGCAGGCGGAACATATACGGATGCGATCCTTGTAAGGGATTCTAACAGGTCAGTTGTAACTTCCAATAAGGCACTGACAACATATCCTGATCTGATCGAGGGAATTCAGAATGCAATTGATGGTATCGATGAAGAATACCTGAAAAAAGTAAAACTTGTATCACTCTCCACAACACTTGCCACAAATACTGTTCTTGAAGATACCGGCTATCCGGTAGCCCTTATTCTTGCAGGTGATCATAATATTGAAAAGGATTTCCCAACGAATGATATCATTTTTGTTTCAGGTGGCCATGACCATATGGGAGAAGAAATGGCACCTTTGGATATAGAAGCTGTGAAGAACTTCGTCCTGAGGGTCAAGGATAATGTCTCAGCTTTTGCTGTATCCGGACATTTTAGCATACGCAATCCTGAGCATGAACTCCGGGTAAAGGAGATGATCACAAAACTCACAGGTAAACCGGTAGTATGTGGACATGAACTTTCCCAGGATATAGGTGCCTATGAGAGATCAGTAACAGCTTATCTTAACGCACAATTACTCCCTGTTGGAAAACATTTCATTAATGCAATAATATCCGAAATGAAGAGAAGGCAGATGGATGCAAGGCTCATCATGCTCAAATGCGATGGTTCTGTTGTTGGTATCAGAGACGCGCTGGAAAGACCCATCGAAACGATATTCTCAGGTCCTGCTGCAAGTCTGATCGGTGCCTCCTATCTTTCTGATATTGATACATGCGCTGTCATAGATGTTGGTGGTACAAGTACTGACGTTTCCATGCTTTGTGAAAACGTTCCAGACCTCAGTGAAGCAGGTGCAATTGTTGGTGGCTGGCAGACAAAGGTCAAGGCAATTCATATGGAAACATCTGCAATGGGTGGTGACAGTCATATCTGGACTAAGGACAAAAACATGTACATAGGTCCCAGAAGAGTAGAACCTTTATGCCTTGCTGCTGTTAAATATAAAGGGTTTCTCGAAAAATTAAAGAGAATTGTAGTTCCTTCTCGCAGGCTTTTTGATGAGAATATCCAGCCAACCAAGTTCTTTGTAAGAACCAACCATGAGATCGTTGAACTGACAGAGAATGAAGAGATGGTCCTATCCTTGATAGGCATAGATCCTGTTTCGTTCGATGATATGAGTACCAGGCTTAAAAAACCTCCATCTTCCTTTATATTGAGCTCTCTCATAAAGAAAAGATTAATCCAGGCCATCGGTTTTACACCAACAGATGTACTGCATGTTCTTGGTGAGTACAATGAATGGAACTCAGAGGCATCCAAATTGGGTGCGGATGTCATTGCAAAGCTGAATAATACCGGTAAATATGAGCTTTCTGCCTCTCTGAAAAAAAGATTTGCCAGGAACATGTCACTTGAATTGATGTCTTATATCCTTCCAGGAGTGGACCGTTCAGGAATTGAAAAGATCGTTGATGGAAAGTTCAAGGCAAAGTTCGACGTCGAAATTCCAGTAATACTTCTTGGAGGGCCTGTAATAGCCTATAAGGATGATGTCAGATCTTTCATAAACGCTGACGTGATAGTTCCGGATCATGCTGAAGTGGGTAATGCTGCAGGTGCTCTTTTTGGCAAAGGCATCAAAAGGATCGAGATTATGATAAAACCGGTGTCATTGAACGATCCAGATAGGGATTTCTTTGTATTCTCTCCTGACGGAAGGCTAAAGTTTGACACATACGTACAGGCATTAACTTTTGCTAACGATCATGGCAGATCGATGGCCTATAGCTACATGAGTGAATGTGGTATTCGGGAAAGTAACGTTAATGTAACGGTAACGGAAAAGCATGTTTCACCGGAAGGATGGCATCATCCACCGATGGAGTCAAAAATAACTTTTGTTGGTGTCGGCATTATTTGA